CAACTAATCAGTTTTACTTTTTAGCGtaacccagcagacaaaacgTTCGTTTATGATATTGAAAACGATAGTTTTGCGGGTTTCAAGCGGACAAAACGTTCGATTCACCTGTCATGGGTTTTGTGGCCGAAAATAAGATTTCGTTTGCTGACCTTTCACATTGTTATCGGATATAATCCTGAAATCCTTGCTATACTTGTTCGCTATTCGTCTGTTTgcgcgtccgtttttgagcattaAGCAGAACTAATGCGGAAAATCAGATTCTTTGTCCTTATCACCgctttttgtctgctgggaagCCTCAAAAAAAGTTGTATTTCTTTACTTACCGCTTCTATATCCAGGTTAAGCCTtactaaaactaaacaaataattaattcaaatcGTTAATTTCTTTTTCACTCACTTCATTTATTAATTGTGGAACCTGTGTGTTATACTTGTGTCTACAATAATTTAtgaatacataaataaaaagtctCGAAAAATCAACAGAAACGAATTTGCTTTTCTTgccttgtgtgtgtgcgtgcttGCGCTGAACTTTGAACTTGCTCGCTAAGATTAAACATAGATTAGAGAGTACACTTAAGTCTAGGATAATTGAATGTTTGTTTGTGCTTAAGCCTACGGAACGAACTGAAACTACGGCTAACTAATTTACACACGATCGGCTGGGCTGGCAGAGATCAGCGCTACGATGGCAGCAGGCTCAGCAGGCGGCGGCCTCCCCCTCGTTCATGTCGCTGGGCTTGAATGGCAGTTGCATTTCCTTGCAGCAGCCCATCACGAAACGCTCCAATTGACAGCCAGCACTGAGGATAACAGAAAAGAATATTAACATCAAAtggcaaataaaagaaagtcTGGGCGCTAACTCACTCGTATATCTCGTTGCCTTGCTCGTTGTACATGTCGCAGTTCTTGAACACCAACTGTATGTCGCTGAGTACCTCCTCGTTCAGCTGATAGGCGCCCATGTTTAGCTTGGACTTGATCTTGGCCAAGTCCATGGGCGTCTTGATGATCTGATGATAGTCGGGCACCTCCGATGTCAGCACTGGTCGCAGGAATGGCCAAGCCGCCTTGTGCTTCATGATCTGCTCCAGCAGATCGTACAAGGCGGAGCTGTTCAACGGCAGGTTGTTGTTCTCGTTCGTCCGTCGGCCACTTCGCCggtgattgttgttgttattggtgctgctgttgttattgttgttgttgccattgctCTGGCGGGCGGACTTGTCGAGGGAGAGACGCATCGAGTTGCGGGAGGAACGAGAGCGTTTGGCCTGCGGCTCATCCTGATCATGATCGTCGTCATTATCACCGTTCACTAGGGTAGAAATAAAGGATATATATTAGAATATGTAATTTCGTTTTactaactaataaaaatacactTTATTATGCATAATTTAGCAAATTTAAACTCACTGTGACTATGACGGCGTCTGGGACGTTGTGTCTCCGTGGTCTTGCACTTTTTGCACACAAATTCTGAGCGCGGCTGTCGCTTAAGATGAACGCACTCCAGGTGATAGTACAAACTGCAGCGAACGCAGCGGATTTCACTGCCGTCATAAAAGCAGGTTTGACAGACCTTTTCCTCTTCGCTGTTTGGcaagaatttataaattattatacgTAAAAGATATATGGACTTCTAAGTAAGAAACTtacgcctcctcctcctcttcgttGTCCTCCAAAGAAGCCTCATCGCCCGCTTCGCTGCCCACTGCCTCACCGTTGACCTCCTCATCGATTTCTTTGGATGTGAGCCGTTTGGCGCGTAAACTTGTGCGCACACCCCTCGCTGGACGGCCATTGAGCTTGACTGAAGTACGTGATGAGGCCTCGCTCTTGTCATCGGCCGTCTCctcctcttcttcttcctcatcctcctgatcctcctcctcctcatcatcatcattatcgtcCTCTTCATCCTCTTCTTCTTCGGGCTCAtcatcctcctcgtcctccacAATAAACTTGCGCTTCTTTTTGGCCGCTGCCTGTTTCTTATCCTTTTCGTTTTGGGCATTCTTCAGGCCATGATCCTTGACGCAATCCTTGCAATACCAGTTACCCTGTGGCACCGTCCTCATCTTGGGTTTCATACAGAACATGTGAGTGCCGCCGTTGCACTCATCGCAGAGCAGCATCTTGTCAGGATCGCTGCCACGCCGGCACACCTTGCAGAGGGACTTGTTGGTAGAGCGTCGCCACTGGATGCAATCGTGCAGGACATTCAGGTGTAGAAACACCTGGGCAAAGCTGGTGCTGGCCATCAGTGAGACCTCCCACTGATGCAGACGAGCCTCACAGGCGAGCTTTTGGGCCTCCTGCTTGGGATCCCACTTTTTCATGCCGTAGGGTTCCTTGAGGAAACGCTTACCAATGGCCTGCTCCACTTGAAGCAGAGCCGAGGCCATGTTGTGCACCTCGCTGGGTATATCAGTCacagcctcctcctcctcaacCTCATCTTCGCTATCTGCTGCAGAGGGTTCTTCCTCGTCGGAGGCCACCAAAAAATGGCCAGGATCGCGATATGGCTTTTTGGCGTATTTACCCACCAATGCACCATCCTTTTCCTCATCTCCGACCTCCGCATGATCCTCATGTGACTCATTGTCTGTTGAACCGTTGGCCACCTCATCCTCCAGCTTACCGCCCGGTCCCCACTGCACCTTACCCTGGGGATCATAGTGGCCGGTGAGCAAATCATTTCGCCACTTTTCCATATCTTTGACCTTCAGCTTGCCAAGATCTCCCGTGTAGATATCAGTTTCGAACTGCAGTAGGCGATCCGCCAAGTGCAGGCGCATCACTTCATTCAAGTCGGTGTCTGGTGGGACTCCAAAGTTGGCCTCACCGTACTTGCGATGGGTCTCAGAGTGCATGGTGGCCAGGAACTTCTTGCGCATCGGCTCACTCTCCAGTTGGAGCACCTCCACGGGGCAGGTCTTCACATGCTGTTCGATGAGGGAACGCATCACTGTAAGCTCCTGCAGGAGTTCCGATTCCCTTAGACCATTGGGATTGAGACCCCTTATTAGATTATCGATCTCCTCCGGCTTGTAGATGTAGGACCATCGCTGcctttggccatttttcgGGTCATGAACAATGCAGTTGTGCTTGTCGCCGCTGCACATCATCAATTCGAATTGTGTGGGAGCTGTGGGAGGATCTGCATCCACTTCCATGGGCTCTGCAGTCCCATTCAAGCGATGCTCCTGATTCTCCTTATTCTCCAGCGATTGTTTGTTGCTTCTCCTGGTCTTCTTGTCATCATCTCCGTACAGTTTTAGGAGATAAAGCCGCAAGTCCTTGCGATTCTTGGGTAACTGAGCCTGATGCCGTATCTCCGTTTGCGATTTGTTTAGTGGCGGTTGCTCCAGGCACGTGTCCAAGCTATCCGGCGAGTGCTCCACAAAGATGCCTGGCATGGACTCTAGGACATAGTACTTCCGGTAACAACGATCCATGCCCAGGTAGACCAGAAAGTTAAAAAGCTGCGAATGCAGCTCCAAAACCTGCTGCTCGTGCTTCCTGTGCTGATGCTCCGACTGGGCATGCAGTTCGGCAATGCTCTTGTTCAGCTTGTCCACCATGGCATCCTTCTTGGTGGGCTCCACGCCTCCAATGGCCTGCTGATGCGTCTGGTTAAGCTTCTTTCTGTTGACCTCCACGGCGGCAAGACGTTTGTTTTCATTTGAGACGAGGGCTCGCAGCTCCTGCTTGGCCTTGGCCATCTGCTCCAGACGCTCCTCAATCAGATTAATGGTTCCCGAATAGGTGAGTATCTGGGACATGAGGCAGCGGATCAAAAGCATTATATCGCTGAACTTTAGTTTATAAACGGGTTGGTTTTTCAAAGCTCGCAAAATGTGAGCGTGTTTCAAGCGCAGCTCCAGACCGGGATCCTCTTTTGAGGAATAGCCATTGCGGTACATCACCCGCCAACGCTCGGCCTTCTCGTTGACCACGGCTCCAGAGCCCAGTAAATGCAGACGCAGGACTTCACTGAGGGTCAATGCATCCAGTGGGAGTTCGTTTACCTTGAAGGAGAAGTGCCTCTTGGAGTAGTAGTGACACTGGGCGGCCTGCGACATACTGCGATACGGCTCCGAGTGCTGGGATATCCTATCCAGATAGGTCACCGtgcactcctcctcctcctccttttgcAGATCGAAAACAGTGCCCAGGAGCACAAGCAGGATGTCAGACAGTGGCCCAGCAATCTCTCGGGCACTCAGCGCCCGGGTCATCTCGTAGAAGCTGATATTCTGTCGGAAAACCTCTATACCAGATAGTAGGCCCGCGTACGTGTGCATAAACTCGCGCATCATGAAGGCATCGCCCAGCAGTCGCTGGGGCAGGAGTGTGACAATCTGGTTGTAGCGGGGAAGCAGCTTCTGATCGGATCGCTCCAGGTCATCGGTCTTGCGGAGCAGCGAATTGCATTCGGTTTCAACGCGCTCCATTAGCTGTGCCTTTTTCTCCGCCTTCTCCCGTTCCATTTGCACCAGCCTCACCTGCTTCTCCAGTCGCACCCGCTCCATTTCCTCTGCCAGCGACTTTGCATCTGCCTTGGCCTTGGCCTTGGATTTGGCAGCCGATTGCTCATCGGTCACAATGAATTTGTTTAGAGTGGACTGCTTCTTGGCATCGGGCTTCTTGATTTTGGAGGGGGAATATCGCGGCATTTTGCCTATGAAAATGCTGGAGAAGTTCACGCCGGGATCCGTGACATACTGCTTGTAGGCATCGGGTTTGGGTCGCAGCAAACCATCCACGCGAGAGACATTGCTCTTGATGAACATGCTCAGGTTCTCCATGTTGAACTCCAAGCGAGCTCGTCGCAACTGATTGAAGGGCACATCGATCTCTGTGCTGGCATCGCCCTTGAGGGCTCGCAGGCGATAGACCAGGGCATCGGTGTCCTCGTAGATGCCATTACTGGGCTCAGGCACGGCCTTGTTCATATTAATGCCCACCACCTTGTAGGTGGTGTTCTTCTTGCCCAGCACCGTCACCTCCTCGCCGATGAAGTAACGCTTGCGCAGGAACTTGGCCACCAGCAAGTTCAGTGTATTGACCGCCGACTGGCG
Above is a genomic segment from Drosophila kikkawai strain 14028-0561.14 chromosome 3R, DkikHiC1v2, whole genome shotgun sequence containing:
- the Acf gene encoding bromodomain adjacent to zinc finger domain protein 1A; the protein is MPICKRDGFDLNQKEGKNETFHDNDQVFCCYLTKRIFRDYDNYFRHVMVINSTVWQCEATGKDSLTFEEARKSERAARKKMEQFKQSLRAPVLLVVEHARQSAVNTLNLLVAKFLRKRYFIGEEVTVLGKKNTTYKVVGINMNKAVPEPSNGIYEDTDALVYRLRALKGDASTEIDVPFNQLRRARLEFNMENLSMFIKSNVSRVDGLLRPKPDAYKQYVTDPGVNFSSIFIGKMPRYSPSKIKKPDAKKQSTLNKFIVTDEQSAAKSKAKAKADAKSLAEEMERVRLEKQVRLVQMEREKAEKKAQLMERVETECNSLLRKTDDLERSDQKLLPRYNQIVTLLPQRLLGDAFMMREFMHTYAGLLSGIEVFRQNISFYEMTRALSAREIAGPLSDILLVLLGTVFDLQKEEEEECTVTYLDRISQHSEPYRSMSQAAQCHYYSKRHFSFKVNELPLDALTLSEVLRLHLLGSGAVVNEKAERWRVMYRNGYSSKEDPGLELRLKHAHILRALKNQPVYKLKFSDIMLLIRCLMSQILTYSGTINLIEERLEQMAKAKQELRALVSNENKRLAAVEVNRKKLNQTHQQAIGGVEPTKKDAMVDKLNKSIAELHAQSEHQHRKHEQQVLELHSQLFNFLVYLGMDRCYRKYYVLESMPGIFVEHSPDSLDTCLEQPPLNKSQTEIRHQAQLPKNRKDLRLYLLKLYGDDDKKTRRSNKQSLENKENQEHRLNGTAEPMEVDADPPTAPTQFELMMCSGDKHNCIVHDPKNGQRQRWSYIYKPEEIDNLIRGLNPNGLRESELLQELTVMRSLIEQHVKTCPVEVLQLESEPMRKKFLATMHSETHRKYGEANFGVPPDTDLNEVMRLHLADRLLQFETDIYTGDLGKLKVKDMEKWRNDLLTGHYDPQGKVQWGPGGKLEDEVANGSTDNESHEDHAEVGDEEKDGALVGKYAKKPYRDPGHFLVASDEEEPSAADSEDEVEEEEAVTDIPSEVHNMASALLQVEQAIGKRFLKEPYGMKKWDPKQEAQKLACEARLHQWEVSLMASTSFAQVFLHLNVLHDCIQWRRSTNKSLCKVCRRGSDPDKMLLCDECNGGTHMFCMKPKMRTVPQGNWYCKDCVKDHGLKNAQNEKDKKQAAAKKKRKFIVEDEEDDEPEEEEDEEDDNDDDEEEEDQEDEEEEEEETADDKSEASSRTSVKLNGRPARGVRTSLRAKRLTSKEIDEEVNGEAVGSEAGDEASLEDNEEEEEAEEEKVCQTCFYDGSEIRCVRCSLYYHLECVHLKRQPRSEFVCKKCKTTETQRPRRRHSHMNGDNDDDHDQDEPQAKRSRSSRNSMRLSLDKSARQSNGNNNNNNSSTNNNNNHRRSGRRTNENNNLPLNSSALYDLLEQIMKHKAAWPFLRPVLTSEVPDYHQIIKTPMDLAKIKSKLNMGAYQLNEEVLSDIQLVFKNCDMYNEQGNEIYDAGCQLERFVMGCCKEMQLPFKPSDMNEGEAAAC